The nucleotide window TCTCTAGCAATTTTGTCAGATTCAGCGTTAGCTTCAGCATCTTGTTTCATTCTTTCGATTTCTTCAGAAGTTAATCCAGAAGAAGCTTCGATACGAATATCATGAGATTTACCAGTTCCTTTGTCTGTAGCAGTTACTTTGATGATACCATTAGCATCGATGTCAAAAGCAACTTCTATTTGAGGAACTCCTCTTGGTGCTGGTGGAATACCGTCTAAGTGGAAACGACCGATAGTTTTGTTATCAACAGCCATTGCTCTAGCTCCTTGCAATACGTGAAGCTCAACAGATGGTTGAGAATCAGAAGCAGTAGAGAATACTTGAGATTTTTTTGTTGGGATAGTTGTGTTAGCTTCAATTAATATAGTCATAACACCACCCATAGTTTCGATACCTAGAGAAAGAGGTGTTACGTCTAGTAACAATACATCTTTTACATCTCCAGAAAGAACTCCACCTTGAATAGCAGCTCCGATAGCAACAACCTCATCAGGGTTAACACCTTTAGACGCTTTTTTACCGAAGAATTTCTCTACTTCATCAACAATTTTTGGGATACGAGTAGAACCTCCAACCAAGATAACTTCGTCGATATCAGAAACAGATAAACCTGCATTTTTCAACGCTTTGGCAACAGGAGCCATAGAACGTTTTACTAATGAATCTGTCAATTGCTCAAATTTAGCTCTTGATAATTTTTTAACCAAGTGTTTTGGTCCAGAAGCAGTAGCAGTTACGTAAGGCAAGTTGATTTCAGTTTCGGCACCAGAAGACAATTCAATTTTTGCTTTCTCAGCAGCTTCTTTGATACGTTGCAATGACATTGGGTCAAGACGCAAATCGATACCTTCTTCAGCTTTAAATTCGTCTGCCAACCAGTCAATGATTTCGTGGTCAAAATCATCACCTCCTAAGTGAGTATCTCCGTCTGTAGACAATACTTCGAATACACCGTCTCCTAATTCAAGAACAGAGATATCAAAAGTACCTCCACCTAAATCGTAAACAGCAATTTTTTGATCTTTACCTTTTTTGTCCAAACCGTAAGCCAAAGCAGCAGCAGTTGGTTCGTTGATAATACGCATAACTTTAAGACCTGCGATCTCACCAGCTTCTTTTGTAGCTTGACGTTGCGCATCATTAAAGTAAGCAGGAACAGTGATAACTGCTTCAGTAACTGTTTGACCTAAATAGTCTTCAGCAGTTTTTTTCATTTTTTGAAGAGTCATTGCAGACAATTCTTGTGGAGTGTACAAACGACCATCGATATCAACACGTGGTGTGTTGTTGTCACCTTTTACCACAGAGTAAGGAACTCTTTTTGCTTCTTCAGTAATTTCAGCAAAAGTGTGTCCCATAAAACGTTTAACAGAAGCAATCGTTTTTGTAGGGTTAGTTACTGCTTGTCTTTTTGCAGGATCACCCACTTTAATCTCTCCACCTTCAACAAAAGCGATGATAGATGGTGTAGTTCTTTTTCCTTCAGCATTAGGGATTACCACAGCTTCGTTACCTTCCATTACAGAAACACAAGAGTTCGTTGTACCTAAATCAATTCCGATTATTTTACCCATTTTTAATATATTTAATTTTTATTGTAAACTTATTTAACGGTTCGAAGACTCTAAGGCAATCATTATGCCAATATAAAAAACCGAGTAAATTGTCAGTTTTCATTATAACTGTCACAAAACAGTATGACAAACTGACATTTTAATACCAATTTGAAAGGAGACCGATGATTGGCGCAATGTCATTCAGTTACACTTTGTTCTTTCTCGCAAAGCCGCAGAGGCGCAAAGTTTAGAACCGATTTCTTTGCGTCTTCGCGAGAGCTCAATGTCATTGCGCTAAGATTTGTCTTTTCTCGCAAAGTCGCAGAGGCGCAAAGTTTAGAACCGATTTCTTTGCGTCTTTGCGTCTTTGCGAGAGTCATATAAAAAAAGCTTACCTAGAAATCCTTAATTTAACAACATTCCGTTCGGGATGTTCATTTTCAGAAGCTAATCCGGCTGTCCGCTGTATCTGTGTGCCTGAACCCCAGGCACACAGGATGCCGCTACCATCCGGGCT belongs to Flavobacterium gilvum and includes:
- the dnaK gene encoding molecular chaperone DnaK, which translates into the protein MGKIIGIDLGTTNSCVSVMEGNEAVVIPNAEGKRTTPSIIAFVEGGEIKVGDPAKRQAVTNPTKTIASVKRFMGHTFAEITEEAKRVPYSVVKGDNNTPRVDIDGRLYTPQELSAMTLQKMKKTAEDYLGQTVTEAVITVPAYFNDAQRQATKEAGEIAGLKVMRIINEPTAAALAYGLDKKGKDQKIAVYDLGGGTFDISVLELGDGVFEVLSTDGDTHLGGDDFDHEIIDWLADEFKAEEGIDLRLDPMSLQRIKEAAEKAKIELSSGAETEINLPYVTATASGPKHLVKKLSRAKFEQLTDSLVKRSMAPVAKALKNAGLSVSDIDEVILVGGSTRIPKIVDEVEKFFGKKASKGVNPDEVVAIGAAIQGGVLSGDVKDVLLLDVTPLSLGIETMGGVMTILIEANTTIPTKKSQVFSTASDSQPSVELHVLQGARAMAVDNKTIGRFHLDGIPPAPRGVPQIEVAFDIDANGIIKVTATDKGTGKSHDIRIEASSGLTSEEIERMKQDAEANAESDKIARERAEKLNEADGMIFQTESQLKELGDKLSDDNKVAIEYALTELRMAHQSQDIPAIQTALDNINAAWKKATEAMYAQGEQGQAAAEPQAQAQGDNVEDVEFEEVK